The window GCCGCTTGACGTATTCCTCGTACCAATCCATTGCACCCGTGAATAATGGTTCAACCTCGGCAGTTGCGCCAAGACCCAGATGCACTGGATGAGCAATGATGTCGCGTGCGCCCATGGAAATTCCCGTTAGTCACCACGGAGTGGAACTTTATCAGAGGAAATCACAGACAGCCGTTTGTGGTACGTTTAACGCTTGCCATCACCTGGCCGCAAGGATTCCAAGCGACGAAAAGAGTCCTTTGGAGGCGGCCCAGGTGTATGGCATTGTTAGACAGCCGTCTCCGCCTCAACAGCAGGACTGGCATGCAGTTGAAGTCCGAGTGCAGAGATAACCTTCAAGACGGTTGCCAGCTCAGGATTACCGCTTGCTGAGAGAGCCTTATAGAGACTTTCCCGACCCAGTCCAGCTTCACGTGCAATCTGCGTCATGCCCTTGGCACGAGCAATGTCACCCAATGCAGCAGCTACTAGCGTTGGATCTCCATCCTCCAGAGCGGCTTCAAGATAGGCTGCCATGTCTTCACTGCTTGTGAAATGATTGGCTGGATCCCAGACAGTTGTTTCGGTTTTGGTCATTGACATTCCCTAAAGGTTACGGGCTAGATCCTTGGCATACTGGATGTCTTTCGCTTGAGAGCCCTTGTCGCCACCAACGAGTAGAACAATAAGCGTGTTGACTTGGCTTTTGAAATAGATCCGGTAGCCAGGGCCATATCGAATTCGAAGCTCAGAGATACCTTCTCCAGCTGGCCGGAGATCACCTGGATTTCCCAAGGATAATCGCCTGATCCCAATGTCGATGCGGGCTTTTGCCGCGCGATCGCGCAGCCCACTGAACCATGCGGCATAGGCGGGGGTCTCCCGAATCTCCAGCATGCCACCATTGTATCTCCAGGGATACGGTGACGCAACCGGGCTTCGGCCTGTCTAACGCTTCATTGGGAGGTTCCGTGAACCACGGTCTTTCTTCCTCTCCATTGCGTGAACCGCCCCTAGGCATCGAAGCGACTTCCGCCGAAACCATTGCAGTGCAGGACTCGCCTGCTCCGTGCTCGCCAACGCTAGCCGTGGTTCACGGGTCCGATATCCATGTGTCCGCAATGATTGAAAACAGCCGCCTACGGCTGAATCACCACCGGCGTGCCCACCGCCGTGCGGGCGAAGAGCCACTTCGCCGTCGCCTGGCTGGTGCGGATGCAACCATGGCTGCGGCGCACGCCGTAGCACTGGCGGGCAGCGTCCTGCCACGGGGCAGGATGCAGGCAGACGGCGTCCGGCCGCAGTCCGCCGCCGGCCAGACACATCACGTTGGGCACCACAGGGGTGCGGTAGCCGTCACCCACCAGGGAGGTGGCGGGGTACTTGGCGCCGATCACGAAACGGCCCGTGGGTGTGGGCGACGCCGGCAGACCCGTCGACACCAGGGCCGCGTAGATCGTGGCGCCGCTGGCATCGAGGGCCCGCAGCCGCTGCTCCGACAGGTCGATCACGATCGCCGCCACCACCTCGATGGCCGCCAGCAGCAGGCTCACGGGCCCGCCCCCTTCAGCTCTGCTCCCTCAGAAACCCGATCGTGCATTCCAGCGACTCGGCAAAGCGGTCGATCCCTTCGGTGGTGGTGGTGAAGCCCAGGCTGGCGCAGGGGTGCCGGCTTCGAACGTGTGGGGCAGATCGGCCCAGGCGCTGTGCTCCAGGTCATCGTGGTGGATCATCTCGCCGCCCCCCGATCGATCCAGCCTCTCAGAATTGGATGGTCAGACCTCCATTGAGCCCGTAATCGGCCAAGGCTCCATTCTCGCGACTGTCGTAGCCGAAATCGGCCACGCCTCGGAGGTAAACGGCCAGGTTGTTGCGGGTGGCCACATTCAGGCCCAAGGCAACTCTCAGACCACTGCGATTGAGCCACGCCCCAGGAACTTCCACTTGCCGGGAAGAAAAGGGGTAGTCCACCACCTGGTCGTTGCCACCTGTCCTCCATGTCCCAAACCAACTCAGCCGTGCACTGGGAACAATTAACGTTGTACCTTGACGGACGGTTTGCGCAATCGAGACGCCGAGATCAAGATTGGTCCAACTTGTATTGTTGGGAAGATAATTAAGATTGAAAACGTTGATGCTCGTGTTGCCACCACTGAGTTCGCCGCCACTTTCTACAAACCCTTGCTCGTTGATCCCACTCCAGCTCAGATTGAGAGAAGGCGTCAGCAGCGTGTTTCGGCTGAGGTTGATTCGTTTTCCAGTGACCAGGGCAGCCGTGAAGCTTTCTGCCGATTTCTGACCGGACGCTGAGAGCCCTGAGCTGTCGAGTTGAATGCCTCGCGTCTGGCTGCCACTGAACGTGCCGTAGCCCGCTAACGCCCCGATGAAGTAGGGGCCCGGAGACCACCTGCCATAAAGGCCGACTCCATAGGCCGTGGGAGACCAGTTGCCTCCGCCGTTTCCCGTCTGAATGACGGACAACGATCCAACCGAACCATAGACACCCAGTTGCGTGCTGGGAGACAGTGACTTTTCAAGTCCAAAAAGTGATGCACCACCACGGCTGTCAGCACGATTGGCCCAGTTACCCAGGCCTGGATTGTCGATGTTCGTCAAGGATGTACTGAAACCCCGTACCCAGGCCCTGAGCCTCCTGCGTTCTCCGTAGAAGTCGTTCGGTTGATCGGCAAAGGTGAAACGCTTGTCAGGGGCGTGGACAGACTTTGGACCTGGTTGTTTTAAGCATTCAGCCTTGGCTTGAGCCATCGCTTTCTCAGAATCCACATATCGCTGTGGATTGGGCTCTGAGCCTTTACACAGTGGAATTTGAAGAGGTTCAACATCCAATGTACTGTTCAGTACAGCCATGGCAGAATCGTTGAGCATCTTCTGAATGCCCGCCGGAGCCGCATCGGTGTTGCGTGGCAAGAAGCCCGAAACGATGGCTTGGGGGGAAAGGGTGGCAGCGAACGAATTTGACAAGTCCTCGACGACCGCCTCCGGCATTAACTCGCCAGTGATGGGAGGCACAAAGGGATCAGGCAACCCTGGCTCAGGTTCGGGTTGGGAAAACTCAAGCAAGCCAAAGGCTGCGTTATCAATGAAGTTGCCAATGCTGAGATTTCCAGTCGCCGTGGACTCGGCGGTGTAAGCAAAACGAAATTGCTGACCAGATTCACCAATCAGAATATTTTTCTGCACGTAGTTCGTCCAGGCCTGGCCGGTCTGATAGCTATCTGAACGCACGGTCGTCCATACGCCATTCTTCAAGACTTGCACATCCAACTTCATTGTATCGGTTCCAGCCCGTCCACGATGCCAGAACGAATAGGACAACACTCCCGTTCTCCCCAAAGTCACTGTCTGAGAAAGAGTGCTTGGACGCGTGGCATTCAGTTCGGCAAAGAAGTTGCCGCCGCCGACGGGGAAAAACACATCGCCTGCGGCAGTGGCCTGAGCTGGCGCGATGGTAAAGACAGGTCCGCCAGATGAAGCACTGAAGCCTGAAGACCAGAGCTCTATCTTGTTGTCCGAAGCTGATGTGCTCCAAGGGGGAACTTGTGAAGCATCAATCTGCCTGAAGTAGGACCCAGTAGGCGGGCCCGGAGGATTTGGCGGGATCGGGAGGGGAGGTACCTGGGTTTCAAAACCCCCATTCTGAATCAGATTTCCACGATCCTGAGCTTCAGCATGTGGGCCTTCTCCCAACAGGGAGAGCACTAAACATCCAATCGCAATGCGCTCAACCCCAGGCCAACCTCCCCTACGAATCATCTTATGCAGTGCCGACAACAATAAATTTCAGGATATTTTAACTTCTCAGATTGCTTTGTCAACACCCGTGGATCAAAAACTCCTTGATCAACACAGCCAAGACGGCAGGGAGGCTCCTCAGCGGCATGGGGCTGGAGGGGAGAACGCCAATCGGTCGAGCGCGTTGGACTGCGTCTAGCTGTGCTCCCTCAGAAACCCGATCGTGCCCTCCAGCTCTTCAGCGAAGCGGTCGATTTCTTCAGGGGTGGTGGTGAAGCCCAGGCTGGCGCGGGCGGAACTGGCCAGGCCGTAGTGGCGGTGCAGGGGCTGGGTGCAGTGGTGGCCGCTGCGGATGCAGATGCCGGCCGAATCCAGCAGGGCGGCGATGTCGTTGGCGTGCAGGCCGTCCACGCTGAACGCCGCTAACGCGGCCCGGTCGGGTTGCTGGTCCGGGGTGGGTCCCAGGATCCGCACACCGTCGATGGCCTGCAGCCGCTCGAACAGGCGCCGGGTGAGCTGCTGCTCCCAGGCGTGGATGCGCTCCATGCCCAGGTTCTGCAGGTAATCGAGGGCCGCACCCATGCCGATCGCCTCACCGATGGCCGGGGTGCCGGCTTCGAACTTGTGGGGCAGATCGGCCCAGGTGCTGTGGTCCAGGTACACGTTATGGATCATCTCGCCGCCGCCCAGGAACGGCGGCATCGCCTCCAGCAGCGCTTCGCGGGCCCAGAGGAAGCCCATGCCCGTCGGGCCGCACAGCTTGTGGGACGAGCCCACCAGGAAATCGGCCCCCAGGGCGGCCACGTCCACCGGCTTGTGGGGCAGGCTCTGGCAGGCATCCACCAGCAGCAGGGCGCCGGCGCCGTGGGCCAGCTCGGCCACCGCCTCGATCGGATTGAGGCAGCCCAGGGTGTTGCTCACATGCACCAGGCTCACCAATTTGGTGCGATCGCTGAGCTTGGCCTTGAAGTCCTCCAGATCCAGCTCGCCGCTCTCGGTGACGCCCGCATGGCGCAGCACGCAGCCCGTGCGGGCCGCCAGCAGCTGCCAGGGCACCAGGTTGCTGTGGTGCTCCATCAGCGACAGCAGCACCTCATCGCCCTCCCGCAGGTTGGCGTCACCCCAGGTGCGGGCCACCAGGTTGATCGCCTCGCTGGCGTTGCGGGTGAACACGATCTCCCGGGCGCTGGCGGCACCGATGAAGCTGGCCACCTTGCCCCGGGCCGCCTCGAAATGGTCGGTGGCGCGGGCGCTCAGCTGGTGGGCGCCGCGGTGCACATTGGCGTTGTCGAGGCTGTAGTACTGCTGCAGCGCCTCCAGCACCTGCCGCGGTTTCTGGCTGGTGGCGGCGTAATCCAGGTAGATCAGCGGCTGCCCCAGGCAGGCCGTCTGGGCCAGCAGGGGGAAATCGGGCCGGGTCTGCACCGCCAGGTCGGCCACCACGGACGTTCCCGCCAGGGGCGGGGCCGCGACCATCGGGGAGTTGGTGGAGGTCGGCGTCATCGTCCCTGCTCCCCCAGCAAGCTGGCCAGAGGTTGCCACGGCCGGGCGGCCCCGGGGAGTTCCTGCAGCACCTCCTCGCAGAAGCCGCGCAACAGCAGCCGGGCCGCCTGGTCGGCGGCGATGCCACGGCTCTGCAGGTAGAAGAGCTCGTCCTGCTCCAGCCGGCTCACGGTGGCGCCATGGGCGCAGCGCACGTCGTCGGCGACGATCTCCAGCTCGGGCTTGGTGTCGATCCGCGCCCGGTCCGAGAGCAGCAGGTTGCGGCTCAGCTGGGCCGCATCGGTGCGCTGGGCTGCACGGGGCACCTGCACCGCCCCGTTGAACACGCTGCGGCCCTGGCCGTCGGCCACCGCCTTGTGCAGCTGCTCCAGCCGCCCGTCCGGACCCTCGAACACCATCTGGCTGTGGGTGTCGCTGATCTGGCGGCCGTCGGCCAGCTGCAGGGCCTTGAGGGCACTGTGGGCCGCCCCCTCGCGCTGCACCAGCCGCGGCTCCAGCCGCCCCAGTGCCCAGCCGCCGTGGGCGCTCACACCGCTGTAGCGGCTGCCCGTGGCCTGCTCCACCGCCACGGTGGCCAGCAGGCAGCCCGTTTCGGCGCCGGGCGCCAGCAGGCCGTGGCGCAGCTCGGCGCCCTCACCCAGCCGGGCCTCCAGCACCACGCTGGTGAGGTTGGCGCCGCCGCTGCGGTGCACCTGCAGGATCTCAAGGGAGGCATCGGGCTCCAGCACCAGCAGCAGCCGCAGGGGCAGGATCCCCTCGCCGTCACCGGCATCACTCACCAGCTCCAGGGTGGTGGCGACCTTGCCGCGCACCCGCAGGGCCAGCACCGCGCGAGCCGTGGCGCCGTTGAGCAGCACCGGCCAGAGCTCGGTGCTGCCGGTGGAGGCGAGCATCTGGCCCAGGCTCGCGTTCAGTTCGTCGCCGCTGATGGGCTCGAGGCCCACCGGCAGGCTGATCCCGGCCACGGGATCGCTGTGGCCATCCAGGATCAGCCGCAGGCTGCCGGCGGCCGTCTCAGGCTGGGCCGCCGGGGCTGGGCGGAGCAGGGTGGGGCTCAGGGCCGTCAGCGGGGCCAGGTCGGTGAAGCGCCAGGCTTCAACACGCCGTGAGGGCTGCGGGGTCTGCGCCAGGAACTGGGCCGCCCGCGCGCGCGTAGCCGCCAGGGCATCGGCGCCACCGGAAGCGTTCGCCAGCAGGGAGGTGACCCAGTTGCCAGGGGTGGCGCCGGCCGCGGCCGTGGGGGTGGAGAGCGAAGCTGCCACCATCTCAGCCCACCTCCGCAGGCGTGCGCTCGGTGGCCGCCAGTTCGGCGTCGACCCAGTCGTAGCCGCGCTCCTCCAGTTCCAGGGCCAGCTCCTTGCCGCCGGTGCGCAGGATCCGGCCGGCCGCCATCACGTGCACGTAATCGGGGGTGATCACATCCAGCAGCCGCTGGTAGTGGGTGATCAGCAGGGTGGCGTTGTCGGGGCCGGCCAGGTGGTTCACGCCGCCGGCCACGATGCGCAGGGCATCGATGTCGAGGCCGGAGTCGGTCTCGTCGAGCACCGCCACCATGGGGTCGAGCAGGGCCATCTGCAGGATCTCGTTGCGCTTCTTCTCACCGCCGGAGAAGCCCTCGTTGACGCTGCGCTCCAGGAAGGCCGGATCCATCTGCACCACCTGCAGCCGTTCGCGCACCAGGTCCTCAAAGGCGAAGGTGTCGAGCTCCTCCTCCCCCTTGCCGGCGCGGCGGGCGTTGGTGGCCACCCGCAGGAACTCCAGGTTGCTCACCCCGGGGATCTCCACCGGGTACTGGAAGCCGAGGAACAGGCCGGCCCGGGCCCGCAGTTCCGGCTCCAGGCTGAGCAGATCCTCGCCCATGTAGCGCACCGTGCCGCCGGTGACGGTGTAGGCCGGGTGGCCCGCCAGCACCTTGGAGAGGGTGCTCTTGCCGCTGCCGTTGCGGCCCATCACCGCGTGGATCTCACCGGCGCGGATCGTCAGGGACACCCCCTTGAGGATGGGCTGGTCCTCCACGCGGGCCGTGAGATCACGGATCTCGAGCAGTACGGGAGCGTCGGGGCGGATCACGGCGGGGGAGAAAAGGGCAGGGAAGGGACGGGGAAAGAAGCTTTGGGCCGGCCCGGGGGGCCGTGGGCCGGAATCAACCCACCGAACCCTCGAGCTTGAGGGCCAGAAGCTTGTCGGCTTCGGCGGCGAACTCCATGGGCAGCTGGTTGAACACGTCGCGGCAGAAGCCGCTGACCATCATCGACACCGCCTCCTCGAAGGCGATCCCCCGGCTCTGCAGGTAGAAGAGCTGGTCGGCGGAGATGCGGCAGGTGCTGGCCTCGTGCTCGATGCGGGCATCCGGCTGCTGGGAGCGGATGTAGGGGTAGGTGTTGGCGGCGGCCTGGTCGCCGATCAGCATCGAATCGCACTGGCTGTAGTTGCGAGCGCCCACGGCCTTGGGGCCCAGCTGCACCAGCCCGCGGTAGCTGTTGGAGGAGTGGCCGGCGCTGATCCCCTTGCTCACGATCGTGGAGCGGGTGCGGGGGCCCACGTGGATCATCTTGGTGCCGGTGTCGGCCTGCTGGCGGTTGTTGGTGAGGGCCACCGAGTAGAACTCGCCCACCGAATCGGCCCCCTGCAGCACGCAGCTGGGGTACTTCCAGGTGATCGCCGAGCCGGTTTCGACCTGGGTCCAGCTGATATGGCTGCGATCGCCGCGGCACTGGCCGCGCTTGGTGACGAAGTTGTAGATGCCGCCCTTGCCGTTCTCATCCCCCGCGTACCAGTTCTGGACGGTGGAGTACTTGATCGAGGCGTCATCGAGGGCCACCAGTTCCACCACCGCCGCATGCAGCTGGTTGGTGTCGAACATCGGCGCCGTGCAGCCCTCCAGGTAGCTCACCGAAGCCCCTTCCTCGGCCACGATCAAGGTGCGCTCGAACTGGCCGGTGTCGCCGGAGTTGATGCGGAAGTAGGTGGAGAGCTCCATCGGGCATTCCACCCCCTTCGGGATGAACACGAAGGAGCCGTCGCTGAACACGGCGGAGTTGAGGGCCGCGAAGTAGTTGTCGTTGCCGGGAACCACCGTGCCGAGGTACTTCTCGATCAGGTCCGCGTGGTCCTTCACCGCCTCGCTGATCGAGCAGAAAATCACGCCGTGCTCGGCCAGCTTCTCCCGGTAGGTGGTGGCGATCGAGACGCTGTCGAACACCGCATCCACCGCCACGTTGGAGAGCCTCTTCTGCTCGCTCAGGGGGATGCCGAGCTTCTCGAAGGTTTCCAGCAGCTTCGGATCCACCTCATCGAGGCTGGCTTTCTTTTCCTGCTGCTTGGGCGCCGCGTAATAAATGATCTCCTGGTAGTCGATCGGCGGATGGCCCAGGGTGGCCCAGTCGGGCTCCTCCATCTGCAGCCACTGGCGGTACGAGCGCAGGCGGAAGTCGAGCAGGAAGGCCGGCTCGTTCTTCTTGGCGGAGATCAGCCGCACCACGTCCTCACTCAGCCCCTTAGCGATCTTCTCAGTTTCGATGTCGGTGACGAAGCCGTATTTGTACGGCTGGCTCACCAGATCGCCGACGGTTGCGCTGCTCGCCATGGGGGAAAGGGGCCGGTTCAGCCGGCGGTGAGGGACTGGATGTCTTCGAGGCTGATGGTCTGCAGCTCGCCGCGGAAGGGGTTGTCTTCGGTGAGGAAGAGCATGCAGTGGCATTCCTTGCGCTCCCGCATCGGCACGCAGGGGCAGTTCCAGAACGCCTGGGCCACTTCGGCCTCCTTGTCTTCGTAGTGGCGGCAGGGGCAGAGGGCGCCGCCCAGCTCGTCCTTGTGGCGGGCCAGACCCTCCAGCACCACCGCGGTGACCCCCGGATCACTGCAGAAATAGGTGCCGGTGCGCTGGGCGTAGGTTTCCGCGAAACGGCGGATCACCTCCAGGCTTTCGGCACCGGCTGCGGGGGTCGTGGTGGTGGAGGCGTCGGTCATGGGCAGAGCGTCGGTTGCGCGCACCGGTGGATCGAATAACGAAACACTTTGGTTTCGTTACTGCGGGAGCCTAAGGCACGGGCGCGGTCCGTTGACGGCGTGGAAAGGCCATTGTGACGCCCCGGCGGCCACCACGGCCGGGCCCCATTCCTCCGATGTGCGTGGCATGGTGTTTTGGTCTGACGCCTGTCATGAGCGCCCCCGCCCAGTCACCCGCCCCCGCGGCCGGCCCTGTCGAAGGGGCCCATCCCACCCGGGAGGCGGCCCTGTCGGTGCTGCTGCGGGAGGGCGAAGCGACGGCGGCCCAGCTGGCGGAGGCCCTGGGGGTGTCAGTGCAGGCCATGCGCCGTCACCTGCGCAGCCTTGAGGACGACGGCCTGGTGGAGGCCAGCCCCTCCCATGAAGGACCCGGCCGCCCCAGCAACCGCTGGCGACTCACCGACCAGGGCCAGGGCCGCTTCCCCGATGGCAGCGAGAACTTCGCCCTCGGCCTGCTCCACACCCTCACCGAAAGCCTGCCGGCCGACACCCTGGAGCTGGTGCTGCGCCAGCAGGCCGAGGAGAAGGCCGCCGACTACCGCCGCCTGATCGGCAGCGGCCCCCTCGGCCAGCGGATCGAGCAGCTGGTGGAACTGCGGCGCAAGGAGGGCTACGTGGCCGAATGCCGCCGCGACGACGACCCCAACGCCGCCAGCGACACGGCCGCCTGGCTGATCAGTGAGTTCCACTGTTCCGTGATGCGCATCGCCGAGCAGTACCCGGTGGTCTGCGATCAGGAGCTGCGCCTGATCCGCCAGACCTTCCCCGACTGTGCCGTGGAGCGCGTCCACTGGCGGCTGGAGGGGGGCCACAGCTGCGGCTTCCGCATCGCGCCCTTGGCTGCCAGCCCCGCCTCGGCCACCTGAGCCGTGCTCAGCCCCGACGAGCTGCAGGAGCTGGAGGCCACCCTGCTGCCCACCCTGGAGCGCCACCACCTGCGGCTGCTGGCCCATGGCCTGCGCACCCTGCAGGCCATCGCCGGGCGGCGGGCCGGTGCGCTCCCGCCCGAGGAGGCGGTGGCGGCCTGGGCCGCCGCCCAGCCGGTGATCGCCGCTGATGCCGGCTTCGCCGAAGCCTTCCTCCTCCAGATGGACGGGGTGGGGCGGCAGCTGGCGGCCATCGCCGCCGCCGCCGGCCGCGAGCCCCTGGCCCTGGATCTTGCCGACCTGATCCACTGGGCCACCGGCGAGGCCGACCGGCGCCTCAGGCCCCCGGCAGCCCCACCAGACCCGCCACCAGGCTGACCCCGGCCAGGGCGGCGGCGGCGGCCAGCACCCCCCGCCAGCCGGGCCGGTCCCCCTCCAGGGCCGCCAGGGGCAGGGCCATCACCGGCGCCGTCGACAACAGGGCCACCGCGAGCCCCCCCGGCAGGCCCGCCAGGGCGGTCTGCTGCAGGGCGATGCCGGCGCTGGTGCCCAGCAGGGTGGCCGCCAGGGCCAGGGGCCAGCGGCGCCCGACCGGCCGGGGGCCATGGGCGGCCCGCGGCAGCCCCACCAGCAGCGGCAGCATCACAAGCGCCGCCGCCGCCAGCCGCAGGGTGGCGGCCTGCAGCGGCTCCGGCCCGCCGGCCAGCAGCCCCGCCCGCGCCAGCAGCGCCCCGCCACTGCCACAGGCCAGGGCCCCGAGGGCCAGGGCCACGCCGGCGGCCTCGGCCCCCGCCGGCTGGTTCTCCTGGGGGGCGCGCTGGTGCACCACCAGCAGCACCGCCAGGCTGATCAGCGCGATCCCCAGCCACTGGGCCGGCTGGGGCACCTCCCCCAGCAGCGCCACCCCCGCCAGGCTCGTGACCGCTGGACCGCCGGCATCGATCGTGAGGGTGCGCCGGGTGCCCAGCCGCCGCAGGGCCGCGAAGAACAGCGTGTCCCCCAGGGCGATCCCCAGCACCCCGCTCAGGGCCAGCAGCAGCAGGGATCGCGGCGCCACCTGCCAGGGCAGCACCAGGGACAGCGGCAGCAGCAGGGCCACCGCCAGCAGGTTCTTGAGCAGGTTCAGCCGGGCGGCCGACAGGGAGGTGGGCAGCCGGCGCCACAGCAGGCTGGCTAGGGCCCAGCAGAACGCTGCCGCCAGGGCGGCGGCGACGGGAGCGGCGGACAAGGGGCCGCGGGAGGGTGGAAGAGTTGCGATCATCGCCTGATCGCGCCCCATCGCCTGAGGCCCCCGTGAGCGGATCCATCGCCGACGCCATCAGCTTCTTCCGGCTCAGCTGCGGCCGCTGGCGCTCCCAGCGCAGCAGCCACCACCTGCTGCACCGCCGCGCCGAGGCGGGCGGCTCCTTCATTGAAGTGGTGGAGCTGGAGGCGGCCGATCCGCGCCTGGAGGCCATTGCCGTCCTGCACGGCCAGGATCCCGCCGGCCTGGTGGGCGGCTGCCGGGTGCGCTGGAGCGGCTCGATGGCCTGGGACAAGGCCGGCGAGGCCCACGAGGGCGAAAGCGTCTTCGGCCTGATCCCCATCGATGAACGGGGCCGCAGCGGCCTGCTGCTGCGCGACCGCGGCTACGCCGAAACGGCGCCGGTGGCCGGCCACTTCGCCATGGACGACCGGGACGGCCTGCTGCTCACCACCAGCTACGAGACGATGAACAGCCTGGAGCGGTTCAGCTTCGCCGGGCCCGACGTGCGCCTGCGCACCAGCACCGTCGAGGGGCTCTCCAACACCGCCTCCTTCTGCGTCGAGACCCGGATCCACGGCGAGACGGCGGCCGCGACGGGCAGCCCGGCAAGCCCCGAAACCGCCTGCCTGTCAGCCCTGGG of the Cyanobium sp. AMD-g genome contains:
- the sufR gene encoding iron-sulfur cluster biosynthesis transcriptional regulator SufR encodes the protein MSAPAQSPAPAAGPVEGAHPTREAALSVLLREGEATAAQLAEALGVSVQAMRRHLRSLEDDGLVEASPSHEGPGRPSNRWRLTDQGQGRFPDGSENFALGLLHTLTESLPADTLELVLRQQAEEKAADYRRLIGSGPLGQRIEQLVELRRKEGYVAECRRDDDPNAASDTAAWLISEFHCSVMRIAEQYPVVCDQELRLIRQTFPDCAVERVHWRLEGGHSCGFRIAPLAASPASAT
- a CDS encoding ferredoxin-thioredoxin reductase catalytic domain-containing protein, with translation MTDASTTTTPAAGAESLEVIRRFAETYAQRTGTYFCSDPGVTAVVLEGLARHKDELGGALCPCRHYEDKEAEVAQAFWNCPCVPMRERKECHCMLFLTEDNPFRGELQTISLEDIQSLTAG
- the sufB gene encoding Fe-S cluster assembly protein SufB; the encoded protein is MASSATVGDLVSQPYKYGFVTDIETEKIAKGLSEDVVRLISAKKNEPAFLLDFRLRSYRQWLQMEEPDWATLGHPPIDYQEIIYYAAPKQQEKKASLDEVDPKLLETFEKLGIPLSEQKRLSNVAVDAVFDSVSIATTYREKLAEHGVIFCSISEAVKDHADLIEKYLGTVVPGNDNYFAALNSAVFSDGSFVFIPKGVECPMELSTYFRINSGDTGQFERTLIVAEEGASVSYLEGCTAPMFDTNQLHAAVVELVALDDASIKYSTVQNWYAGDENGKGGIYNFVTKRGQCRGDRSHISWTQVETGSAITWKYPSCVLQGADSVGEFYSVALTNNRQQADTGTKMIHVGPRTRSTIVSKGISAGHSSNSYRGLVQLGPKAVGARNYSQCDSMLIGDQAAANTYPYIRSQQPDARIEHEASTCRISADQLFYLQSRGIAFEEAVSMMVSGFCRDVFNQLPMEFAAEADKLLALKLEGSVG
- a CDS encoding SufS family cysteine desulfurase; protein product: MVAAPPLAGTSVVADLAVQTRPDFPLLAQTACLGQPLIYLDYAATSQKPRQVLEALQQYYSLDNANVHRGAHQLSARATDHFEAARGKVASFIGAASAREIVFTRNASEAINLVARTWGDANLREGDEVLLSLMEHHSNLVPWQLLAARTGCVLRHAGVTESGELDLEDFKAKLSDRTKLVSLVHVSNTLGCLNPIEAVAELAHGAGALLLVDACQSLPHKPVDVAALGADFLVGSSHKLCGPTGMGFLWAREALLEAMPPFLGGGEMIHNVYLDHSTWADLPHKFEAGTPAIGEAIGMGAALDYLQNLGMERIHAWEQQLTRRLFERLQAIDGVRILGPTPDQQPDRAALAAFSVDGLHANDIAALLDSAGICIRSGHHCTQPLHRHYGLASSARASLGFTTTPEEIDRFAEELEGTIGFLREHS
- a CDS encoding type II toxin-antitoxin system RelE/ParE family toxin, with amino-acid sequence MLEIRETPAYAAWFSGLRDRAAKARIDIGIRRLSLGNPGDLRPAGEGISELRIRYGPGYRIYFKSQVNTLIVLLVGGDKGSQAKDIQYAKDLARNL
- the sufC gene encoding Fe-S cluster assembly ATPase SufC, whose product is MIRPDAPVLLEIRDLTARVEDQPILKGVSLTIRAGEIHAVMGRNGSGKSTLSKVLAGHPAYTVTGGTVRYMGEDLLSLEPELRARAGLFLGFQYPVEIPGVSNLEFLRVATNARRAGKGEEELDTFAFEDLVRERLQVVQMDPAFLERSVNEGFSGGEKKRNEILQMALLDPMVAVLDETDSGLDIDALRIVAGGVNHLAGPDNATLLITHYQRLLDVITPDYVHVMAAGRILRTGGKELALELEERGYDWVDAELAATERTPAEVG
- a CDS encoding autotransporter outer membrane beta-barrel domain-containing protein, with protein sequence MSALHKMIRRGGWPGVERIAIGCLVLSLLGEGPHAEAQDRGNLIQNGGFETQVPPLPIPPNPPGPPTGSYFRQIDASQVPPWSTSASDNKIELWSSGFSASSGGPVFTIAPAQATAAGDVFFPVGGGNFFAELNATRPSTLSQTVTLGRTGVLSYSFWHRGRAGTDTMKLDVQVLKNGVWTTVRSDSYQTGQAWTNYVQKNILIGESGQQFRFAYTAESTATGNLSIGNFIDNAAFGLLEFSQPEPEPGLPDPFVPPITGELMPEAVVEDLSNSFAATLSPQAIVSGFLPRNTDAAPAGIQKMLNDSAMAVLNSTLDVEPLQIPLCKGSEPNPQRYVDSEKAMAQAKAECLKQPGPKSVHAPDKRFTFADQPNDFYGERRRLRAWVRGFSTSLTNIDNPGLGNWANRADSRGGASLFGLEKSLSPSTQLGVYGSVGSLSVIQTGNGGGNWSPTAYGVGLYGRWSPGPYFIGALAGYGTFSGSQTRGIQLDSSGLSASGQKSAESFTAALVTGKRINLSRNTLLTPSLNLSWSGINEQGFVESGGELSGGNTSINVFNLNYLPNNTSWTNLDLGVSIAQTVRQGTTLIVPSARLSWFGTWRTGGNDQVVDYPFSSRQVEVPGAWLNRSGLRVALGLNVATRNNLAVYLRGVADFGYDSRENGALADYGLNGGLTIQF
- a CDS encoding addiction module antidote protein encodes the protein MTKTETTVWDPANHFTSSEDMAAYLEAALEDGDPTLVAAALGDIARAKGMTQIAREAGLGRESLYKALSASGNPELATVLKVISALGLQLHASPAVEAETAV
- a CDS encoding L,D-transpeptidase, with the protein product MSLLLAAIEVVAAIVIDLSEQRLRALDASGATIYAALVSTGLPASPTPTGRFVIGAKYPATSLVGDGYRTPVVPNVMCLAGGGLRPDAVCLHPAPWQDAARQCYGVRRSHGCIRTSQATAKWLFARTAVGTPVVIQP
- the sufD gene encoding Fe-S cluster assembly protein SufD produces the protein MVAASLSTPTAAAGATPGNWVTSLLANASGGADALAATRARAAQFLAQTPQPSRRVEAWRFTDLAPLTALSPTLLRPAPAAQPETAAGSLRLILDGHSDPVAGISLPVGLEPISGDELNASLGQMLASTGSTELWPVLLNGATARAVLALRVRGKVATTLELVSDAGDGEGILPLRLLLVLEPDASLEILQVHRSGGANLTSVVLEARLGEGAELRHGLLAPGAETGCLLATVAVEQATGSRYSGVSAHGGWALGRLEPRLVQREGAAHSALKALQLADGRQISDTHSQMVFEGPDGRLEQLHKAVADGQGRSVFNGAVQVPRAAQRTDAAQLSRNLLLSDRARIDTKPELEIVADDVRCAHGATVSRLEQDELFYLQSRGIAADQAARLLLRGFCEEVLQELPGAARPWQPLASLLGEQGR